Proteins from a genomic interval of Neovison vison isolate M4711 chromosome 4, ASM_NN_V1, whole genome shotgun sequence:
- the OGDH gene encoding 2-oxoglutarate dehydrogenase, mitochondrial isoform X4 → MSLGWVWVVRLQPDLAVFKERLRMLTVGGFYGLDESDLDKVFHLPTTTFIGGQESALPLREIIRRLEMAYCQHIGVEFMFINDLEQCQWIRQKFETPGIMQFTNEEKRTLLARLVRSTRFEDFLQRKWSSEKRFGLEGCEVLIPALKTIIDKSSENGVDYVIMGMPHRGRLNVLANVIRKELEQIFCQFDSKLEAADEGSGDVKYHLGMYHRRINRVTDRNITLSLVANPSHLEAADPVVMGKTKAEQFYCGDTEGKKVMSILLHGDAAFAGQGIVYETFHLSDLPSYTTHGTVHVVVNNQIGFTTDPRMARSSPYPTDVARVVNAPIFHVNSDDPEAVMYVCKVAAEWRSTFHKDVVVDLVCYRRNGHNEMDEPMFTQPLMYKQIRKQKPVLQKYAELLVSQGVVDQPEYEEEISKYDRICEEAFARSKDEKILHIKHWLDSPWPGFFTLDGQPRSMTCPSTGLTEDILTHIGNVASSVPVENFTIHGGLSRILKTRGELVKNRTVDWALAEYMAFGSLLKEGIHIRLSGQDVERGTFSHRHHVLHDQNVDKKTCIPMNHLWPNQAPYTVCNSSLSEYGVLGFELGFAMASPNALVLWEAQFGDFHNTAQCIIDQFICPGQAKWVRQNGIVLLLPHGMEGMGPEHSSARPERFLQMCNDDPDVLPNLEEANFDINQLYDCNWVVVNCSTPGNFFHVLRRQILLPFRKPLIIFTPKSLLRHPEARTSFDEMLSGTHFQRVIPEDGLAAKNPENVKRLLFCTGKVYYDLTRERKARGMEEQVAITRIEQLSPFPFDLLLREVQKYPNAELAWCQEEHKNQGYYDYVKPRLRTTISRAKPVWYAGRDPAAAPATGNKKTHLTELQRLLDTAFDLDAFKNFS, encoded by the exons GGTTCTACGGCCTGGACGAGTCTGACCTGGACAAGGTCTTCCACCTGCCCACCACCACATTCATCGGCGGGCAAGAGTCGGCTCTTCCTCTGCGGGAGATAATCCGACGGCTGGAG ATGGCCTACTGTCAGCACATCGGTGTGGAGTTCATGTTCATCAACGACCTGGAGCAGTGCCAGTGGATCCGGCAGAAGTTCGAGACGCCTGGGATCATGCAGTTCACCAACGAGGAGAAGCGGACCCTGCTGGCCCGGCTCGTGCGGTCCACCAG GTTTGAGGATTTCCTGCAGCGGAAGTGGTCATCCGAGAAGCGCTTCGGTCTGGAAGGGTGTGAGGTGCTGATCCCCGCGCTCAAGACCATCATCGACAAGTCCAGCGAGAATGGGGTAGACTACGTGATCATGGGGATGCCCCACAG GGGGCGGCTCAACGTGCTTGCCAATGTCATCCGGAAGGAGCTGGAGCAGATCTTCTGCCAGTTCGATTCCAAGCTGGAAGCCGCTGACGAG ggctctggggacgtGAAGTACCACCTGGGCATGTACCACCGGCGGATCAACCGCGTGACCGACAGGAACATCACCCTGTCGCTGGTGGCGAACCCATCCCACCTGGAGGCCGCCGACCCCGTGGTGATGGGCAAGACGAAGGCAGAGCAGTTCTACTGCGGGGACACCGAGGGGAAGAAG GTCATGTCCATCCTCCTGCACGGAGATGCTGCTTTTGCTGGCCAGGGCATCGTGTATGAGACCTTCCACCTGAGCGACCTGCCCTCCTACACGACTCACGGCACTGTCCACGTGGTCGTCAACAACCAG ATCGGCTTCACCACGGACCCACGCATGGCCCGCTCCTCGCCCTACCCGACGGACGTGGCCCGCGTCGTGAATGCCCCCATTTTCCACGTGAACTCGGACGACCCAGAGGCCGTCATGTACGTGTGCAAGGTGGCGGCCGAGTGGCGGAGCACCTTCCACAAGGACGTGGTAGTGGACCTG GTGTGTTACCGGCGGAACGGCCACAACGAGATGGACGAGCCCATGTTCACGCAGCCGCTCATGTACAAGCAGATCCGCAAGCAGAAGCCTGTGCTGCAGAAGTACGCCGAGCTGCTGGTGTCCCAGGGTGTGGTCGACCAGCCAGAGTACGAG GAGGAGATCTCCAAGTACGACCGGATCTGCGAGGAGGCCTTCGCCCGGTCCAAGGACGAGAAGATCTTGCACATCAAGCACTGGCTGGACTCGCCCTGGCCCG GCTTTTTCACCCTGGACGGGCAGCCGAGGAGCATGACCTGCCCATCCACGGGCTTGACGGAGGACATCCTGACGCACATCGGGAACGTGGCCAGCTCCGTGCCTGTGGAGAACTTCACCATTCACGGAG GGCTGAGCCGGATCCTCAAGACCCGCGGGGAGCTGGTGAAGAACAGGACCGTGGACTGGGCGCTGGCAGAGTACATGGCCTTCGGCTCGCTCCTGAAGGAGGGCATCCACATCCGCCTGAGCGGCCAGGACGTGGAGCGTGGCACCTTCAG CCACCGCCACCACGTGCTCCACGACCAGAACGTGGACAAGAAGACTTGCATCCCCATGAACCACCTCTGGCCCAACCAGGCCCCCTACACCGTGTGCAACAGTTCACTGTCCGAGTACGGGGTCCTGG GCTTTGAGCTGGGCTTTGCCATGGCCAGCCCTAACGCCCTGGTCCTCTGGGAGGCCCAGTTTGGTGACTTCCACAACACGGCCCAGTGCATCATCGACCAGTTCATCTGCCCAGGACAGGCCAAGTGGGTGCGGCAGAACGGCATCGTGCTGCTGCTGCCTCATGGCATGGAGGGCATG GGCCCAGAACATTCCTCCGCCCGGCCGGAGCGGTTCCTGCAGATGTGCAATGACGATCCAGACGTCCTACCG AACCTGGAGGAGGCCAACTTCGACATCAACCAGCTGTACGACTGCAACTGGGTGGTGGTCAACTGCTCCACCCCCGGCAACTTCTTCCACGTGCTGCGGCGCCAGATCCTCCTGCCCTTCCGGAAGCCA CTCATCATCTTCACCCCCAAGTCCCTGCTGCGGCACCCCGAGGCCAGAACCAGCTTCGACGAGATGCTCTCAG GAACCCACTTCCAGCGGGTCATCCCAGAAGATGGCCTTGCCGCCAAGAACCCGGAAAACGTCAAGCGGCTTCTGTTCTGTACGGGCAAGGTATACTATGACCTCACCCGGGAGCGGAAGGCGCGGGGCATGGAGGAGCAGGTGGCCATCACGCGCATCGAGCAG CTGTCTCCATTCCCCTTTGACCTTCTGCTGCGGGAGGTGCAGAAGTACCCCAATGCCGAGCTGGCCTGGTGCCAGGAGGAGCACAAGAACCAGGGCTACTATGACTACGTGAAGCCCAGGCTGCGCACCACCATCAGCCGTGCCAAGCCCGTGTG GTATGCCGGCCGGGACCCCGCCGCCGCTCCGGCCACTGGCAACAAGAAGACCCACCTTACGGAGCTGCAGCGCCTCCTGGACACGGCCTTCGACCTGGACGCCTTCAAGAACTTCTCGTAG